In Theileria parva strain Muguga chromosome 4 map unlocalized ctg_529, whole genome shotgun sequence, one DNA window encodes the following:
- a CDS encoding YL1 nuclear family protein, translated as MSSSEDNINEEDNTDESSYYDSSDEESFDESKVGIALELPKRQNRGKKYTQLVGEELEKDQQFWGHSTWQEDEVDDDYNCSEGEEQYAYSTDSDFDDPEEEENEEVDESQFKEPKKKKFGAYVDPMLLASKRTIQALTRRKAPDSSPSKKQTTPQYKPTLSPEDFKRERRETTKQKTEAIRELEEYRKIKKRRGSNRGRPKTRTRLPKVYTQEELIEEAKRTEEANRKSLKSLQAWEDERKKYTETKRSTYKGHYDIWISWNSLLSVVNPYKLDEEGNPMETISPQVEEKPLELYMFTTGKLPEYYEKARMDKIALESSEKPKCAITGQEAKYLDPVTRKYYSTVEAFKMLRVQYNDEKSDITEPKIYNLNDETPNYVKCED; from the exons ATGAGTTCATCAGAGGATAATATCAACGAGGAGGATAATACCGATGAATCATCATATTACGATTCATCAGATGAGGAATCATTTGACGAGTCTAAAGTCGGAATCGCACTCGAGCTTCCAAAAAGACAAAACAGAGGGAAAAA ATACACCCAGCTCGTTGGAGAGGAACTAGAAAAAGATCAGCAGTTTTGGGGGCATTCTACATGGCAAGAAGATGAAGTGGATGATGATTACAATTGCAGTGAAGGAGAGGAGCAGTACGCTTACTCTACAGATTCAGATTTTGATGACCCTGAAGAAGAG gaaAATGAAGAAGTCGATGAATCCCAATTTAAGGAACCGAAAAAGAAAAAGTTCGGTGCATATGTTGACCCAATGCTGCTGGCTAGTAAGAGAACTATACAGGCCTTGACGAGAAGAAAG GCACCTGATTCAAGCCCATCAAAGAAGCAAACAACTCCGCAATATAAACCAACCCTTAGTCCAGAAG aTTTTAAGAGAGAAAGGCGTGAAACTACAAAACAGAAAACAGAAGCTATTCGTGAGTTGGAGGAGTATCGAAAGATAAAAAAg agaAGGGGTTCCAATAGGGGCAGACCAAAGACTAGAACGCGTTTACCGAAAGTATACACACAGGAGGAACTTATTGAAGAAGCTAAAAGAACAGAAGAAGCTAATAGGAAATCACTAAAAAGCCTACAAGCATGG GAAGATGAAAGAAAGAAGTATACAGAGACGAAAAGATCGACATATAAGGGCCATTATGATATTTGGATAAGCTGGAATTCACTACTATCAGTAGTAAACCCATACAAGCTAGATGAGGAAGGTAATCCGATGGAAACAATCTCACCACAAGTGGAAGAAAAACCCCTAGAACTTTACATGTTCACAACAGGAAAACTGCCTGAATATTATGAAAAAGCAAGAATGGATAAGATAGCCTTGGAGAGCAGTGAGAAGCCAAAGTGCGCCATCACAGGGCAGGAAGCAAAGTATCTCGACCCCGTGACGAGAAAATACTATAGCACAGTAGAAGCCTTTAAAATGCTTCGTGTACAATATAATGATGAAAAGTCGGATATAACAGAACccaaaatttataatttaaatgatgaAACACCAAACTACGTTAAATGTGAGGATTAA